One Anaerolineae bacterium genomic window carries:
- the nuoE gene encoding NADH-quinone oxidoreductase subunit NuoE has translation MDVRDAPDVLSVVQTAVTRHGTSREALIPILSEVNQALGYLPTAALTEIHRLLKVPGSQIFSVASFYRMLSTKPRGEHVIQFCESAPCHVVGGREVWQALQDALHLNPGETSADGKWTLLTTSCLGICGVGPVVVIDNDVYGNVEPEQIPEILARYA, from the coding sequence ATGGATGTTAGAGATGCCCCAGATGTTCTCTCCGTCGTGCAAACGGCGGTCACCCGACATGGCACTAGTCGGGAGGCACTTATCCCGATCCTATCGGAAGTCAACCAAGCGCTGGGATATCTGCCTACCGCGGCGCTAACGGAGATCCATCGGCTCTTGAAGGTCCCAGGTAGCCAAATATTCTCAGTAGCAAGCTTCTACCGGATGCTGTCCACGAAGCCTAGAGGTGAGCACGTCATTCAGTTCTGTGAAAGCGCCCCTTGTCATGTCGTAGGCGGCCGTGAGGTGTGGCAAGCCCTGCAGGACGCGCTACACCTGAATCCAGGTGAGACTAGCGCTGACGGTAAATGGACGCTGTTGACCACTAGTTGCCTGGGGATCTGCGGTGTGGGGCCGGTTGTCGTGATAGACAACGACGTTTATGGCAACGTGGAGCCCGAACAGATCCCAGAGATCCTGGCTCGTTATGCCTAA
- a CDS encoding GatB/YqeY domain-containing protein, with product MSLIDRLNEDLKEAMRKGDERRKLAIRSVKTALRNAEVAKMAPLDEGEMLAVIAKEAKMRREAIEEFRRGGRLDLVAEEEAELTVLESYLPRQLTETEVEAHARSVIEALKATGQADLGTVMRRLMADLKGRADGRLVNQVVRRLLELS from the coding sequence ATGTCACTGATAGACAGGCTGAATGAGGACCTGAAAGAAGCGATGCGGAAGGGTGATGAACGGCGCAAGCTGGCCATCCGCTCGGTGAAAACCGCCCTCCGCAACGCCGAGGTCGCCAAGATGGCCCCCCTTGATGAGGGTGAAATGCTTGCCGTGATCGCCAAAGAGGCGAAAATGCGGCGGGAAGCCATCGAAGAATTCAGACGCGGCGGACGGCTCGACCTCGTCGCCGAGGAGGAGGCAGAGCTGACTGTGCTGGAGTCCTACCTCCCCCGGCAACTAACTGAGACCGAGGTCGAGGCTCACGCTCGATCCGTCATCGAAGCGCTCAAGGCGACAGGTCAAGCGGATTTGGGCACGGTGATGCGCCGCTTGATGGCCGATCTCAAAGGGCGTGCGGACGGCCGTCTGGTCAATCAGGTCGTGCGCCGGTTGTTAGAGCTAAGTTAA
- a CDS encoding NADP oxidoreductase, whose amino-acid sequence MTKPKIATDWLAGCSGCHMSLLDIDERIVQLAELADIRATPVTDLKEPDESGVDVGILEGAVNLTTNEEVAHRMRRRCKILVALGDCAVFGGVLTMRNFHKLEDALRRAYVEAESVDGDGKIPSSPELGRPTRVRALDEVVDVDVYIPGCPPDPDVIFYALSELLQGRIPELKDEKLHWH is encoded by the coding sequence ATGACAAAGCCAAAGATTGCCACTGACTGGTTAGCAGGATGCTCGGGATGTCACATGTCATTGCTAGATATTGACGAGCGAATCGTCCAACTGGCGGAGCTGGCCGATATCCGGGCAACCCCTGTCACCGATCTCAAGGAGCCCGATGAGAGTGGCGTAGATGTAGGGATACTGGAAGGCGCAGTGAACCTAACCACCAACGAAGAGGTCGCCCACCGTATGCGCCGGCGCTGCAAGATCCTGGTAGCGTTGGGGGATTGCGCCGTGTTCGGCGGTGTATTGACCATGCGCAACTTCCACAAGCTGGAGGATGCCCTACGCCGAGCTTACGTGGAAGCGGAGAGTGTAGACGGCGATGGCAAGATTCCTTCTAGCCCGGAGTTGGGCCGGCCGACTCGAGTGCGGGCATTAGATGAGGTCGTGGACGTAGACGTCTACATCCCAGGCTGTCCGCCTGATCCAGATGTGATTTTTTACGCGCTGAGCGAGCTGTTACAGGGGCGCATCCCAGAGCTTAAAGACGAGAAGCTACACTGGCATTGA
- a CDS encoding hydrogenase maturation protease: MGLMARGWMCCDGINQAQVEGMGEARRILVLGYGNLNRQDDGIGFHVINELARRWGRQPFEPQDDGLSRLGGSVDLAFVPQLVPELAEVLADYDEVYFVDAHTGAYEEPIRWETLKRAYAPSAFTHHMTPVTLLEITAALYGRAPMGRLISVRGYRFGFGVELSLEAQKLCEEVAEQIIQCVSSGC; the protein is encoded by the coding sequence ATGGGCCTGATGGCACGCGGCTGGATGTGCTGCGACGGGATTAACCAAGCACAGGTAGAGGGAATGGGCGAAGCCCGTAGGATTTTAGTGCTAGGCTATGGGAACCTAAACCGCCAAGACGATGGCATTGGGTTTCATGTCATTAACGAACTCGCTCGGCGGTGGGGGCGTCAGCCATTCGAGCCCCAGGACGATGGGTTGTCTCGTCTAGGCGGCTCTGTGGACTTGGCTTTCGTCCCCCAATTGGTCCCAGAGCTAGCCGAGGTGCTTGCTGATTACGACGAGGTCTACTTCGTAGATGCCCACACGGGTGCATATGAAGAGCCAATCCGATGGGAGACGCTCAAACGCGCCTACGCTCCATCGGCCTTTACCCACCATATGACGCCAGTGACATTGCTGGAGATCACAGCAGCCCTGTACGGGCGGGCACCTATGGGCCGGCTGATCTCAGTAAGAGGGTATCGCTTCGGCTTCGGCGTGGAATTGTCATTGGAAGCTCAAAAGTTGTGCGAAGAAGTCGCTGAGCAGATTATTCAGTGCGTGTCGTCCGGATGCTAA
- a CDS encoding TlpA family protein disulfide reductase encodes MRRSRWLRPTLLAAVAALGLAWIQMSRVPSSGPASAPPTEARVGFTAPDFTLPQVDGQMLSLRELRGQVVILNFWATWCAPCRAEMPALDRVYRDRHKDGVAVVGVNQLEAAIQVQRYLGQLSLSFPIALDERGKVGRIYRVHALPTTYFVDRQGIIRDMVIGGPMSEATLQSKIAALLDE; translated from the coding sequence ATGCGGAGATCTCGCTGGCTTCGACCGACTTTGCTCGCTGCGGTTGCGGCACTGGGCCTGGCCTGGATTCAGATGAGCCGCGTCCCATCTAGTGGGCCGGCGAGCGCGCCGCCGACAGAAGCGCGCGTGGGGTTCACCGCGCCCGATTTCACCCTGCCTCAAGTGGATGGACAGATGTTATCCCTTCGTGAGCTCCGGGGGCAGGTGGTGATTCTCAACTTTTGGGCGACCTGGTGCGCGCCCTGTCGGGCCGAGATGCCTGCCTTGGATCGGGTGTATCGAGATCGGCACAAGGATGGCGTTGCGGTTGTGGGTGTGAACCAGTTAGAGGCTGCTATCCAAGTGCAGCGCTACTTAGGTCAGCTCAGTCTTTCCTTCCCAATTGCCCTCGATGAGCGGGGAAAGGTGGGGCGAATCTACCGAGTGCATGCGCTGCCGACCACGTATTTCGTGGACCGACAGGGCATCATCCGAGACATGGTGATCGGCGGACCGATGAGCGAGGCGACGTTGCAAAGCAAGATCGCCGCGCTATTGGACGAATAG
- the nuoF gene encoding NADH-quinone oxidoreductase subunit NuoF has protein sequence MKVIRSMVLVSSDPESMERGAQKIYRRLQQEIEKFGLQDEVSVAMVGDVGRHDALPLVIVYPEAVIYGPVKPDDVPFLVEEHLYKGRIATRLQAPARELSGRIAWLSARQGTLPAQQRIVLERTGQINPDDIEDYIAHDGYVALGLALTTMKPEDVISEITKSGLRGRGGAGFPTGLKWRFVAQAKGHPKYVICNADESEPGTFKDRLILEGDPHSVLEAMVIAGYAVGANEGYIYVRGEYGLAQERLARAIAQAKEMGFLGRDIFGSGFDFEIHIHAGAGAYICGEETALIESIEGKRGEPRARPPYPTTHGLWGKPTLVNNVETLANVPPIIRNGASWYKQFGTPSSPGTKVYTILGNVNVTGLIEVPMGITLREVIAIYGKGMKGGAAFKLAQTGGSSGSIIPASLQDTPMDFDSYSRAGVSLGSGALLICDENTCVVDLARVLLNFFRRETCGKCTPCRIGTERAYQILSSLAEGTGQLSDLDDLQVIAKSMAELSNCGLGQSAAVPIRDILKHFSAEVEAHIRLKVCPAGACPMSGRLARAA, from the coding sequence ATGAAAGTAATCCGTTCGATGGTATTGGTCTCCAGTGATCCAGAGAGCATGGAACGCGGCGCCCAGAAGATCTATCGGCGTTTGCAACAAGAGATCGAGAAATTCGGCCTACAGGATGAAGTCTCGGTAGCCATGGTGGGTGATGTAGGACGACACGATGCCTTGCCACTGGTGATCGTGTATCCGGAGGCGGTGATTTATGGACCAGTTAAGCCAGACGATGTGCCGTTCCTAGTGGAGGAGCACCTGTATAAGGGCCGTATCGCCACTCGGTTGCAAGCCCCAGCCCGAGAGCTTTCGGGGCGCATCGCCTGGCTCTCCGCCCGCCAGGGGACGCTGCCGGCGCAACAACGCATCGTCTTAGAGCGGACCGGCCAGATCAACCCCGACGACATCGAGGACTATATCGCGCATGATGGATACGTGGCGTTGGGGTTGGCCCTCACCACTATGAAACCAGAGGACGTGATCAGCGAGATCACCAAGTCCGGCCTGCGCGGCCGAGGCGGCGCCGGCTTCCCCACTGGGCTGAAGTGGCGTTTCGTGGCTCAGGCGAAGGGCCACCCCAAATATGTCATCTGCAACGCTGATGAGAGCGAGCCGGGGACGTTCAAAGATCGGCTGATCTTGGAGGGCGATCCCCATAGCGTCCTAGAGGCGATGGTCATCGCCGGGTATGCCGTCGGCGCTAATGAGGGATACATCTACGTGCGCGGCGAATATGGGCTGGCCCAGGAGCGGCTGGCTCGGGCGATCGCTCAGGCAAAGGAAATGGGTTTTCTGGGAAGGGATATCTTCGGTAGCGGTTTCGATTTCGAGATCCACATCCACGCCGGCGCCGGCGCCTACATCTGCGGCGAGGAGACCGCGCTGATCGAGTCCATCGAGGGGAAGCGCGGTGAGCCGCGAGCCCGTCCGCCATACCCGACGACGCACGGCCTGTGGGGAAAGCCTACCCTCGTGAACAACGTGGAGACGTTGGCGAATGTGCCCCCCATCATTCGAAACGGCGCCTCGTGGTACAAACAATTTGGCACCCCTAGCAGCCCTGGCACTAAAGTCTATACGATCCTGGGGAATGTCAACGTCACCGGGCTGATCGAGGTCCCCATGGGCATCACCCTGCGCGAGGTGATCGCCATCTATGGCAAAGGGATGAAAGGCGGAGCTGCGTTCAAGCTAGCGCAGACGGGCGGTTCCAGCGGCTCGATTATCCCAGCTAGCTTGCAGGATACCCCGATGGACTTCGATTCGTACAGTCGAGCCGGCGTATCGCTGGGGTCAGGGGCGCTGTTGATCTGCGATGAGAACACGTGCGTAGTAGACCTGGCGCGGGTCTTGCTGAACTTCTTCCGGCGCGAGACCTGTGGCAAGTGCACGCCCTGCCGAATCGGCACGGAGCGCGCATACCAGATTCTATCCAGTTTGGCTGAGGGAACCGGTCAATTGAGCGATCTGGACGATCTCCAAGTGATCGCTAAGTCCATGGCTGAGCTTTCGAACTGCGGCCTGGGGCAGTCAGCTGCAGTGCCCATCCGAGATATCCTGAAGCACTTTAGCGCGGAAGTGGAAGCCCACATCCGGCTGAAGGTGTGCCCGGCTGGCGCTTGCCCGATGAGCGGCCGGTTGGCCAGGGCCGCTTAA
- a CDS encoding Ni/Fe hydrogenase subunit alpha, with protein sequence MFAQKITIEPVTRIEGHAKVTIHLDEQGKVRQAFFHVNEFRGFEKFCEGRMYFEMPVITPRICGICPVSHHLAAAKACDALTGAIPPRPAQLLRELMHMGQIIQSHGMHFFELAGPDLLLGFDADPAVRNVVGLIQANPTLALQAVNLRKYGQEIIRTLGGRKVHPNFAVPGGVNKALKPAERDAILAGADEAIATIQTGLVIMKEWAEKNRVEIERFAVFPSGYFGLVTEKGGLELYDGKCRLISADGKLLEEFEGRDYLNYIAERVEDWSYLKFPYYKKLGWPAGVYRVGPLGRLNIAERVDTPLASEEFSAFKALNCGKPVEHTLYYHYARLIEALFAVERVKMLLDDPDILSTDILNTRRDFQPEGVGVIEAPRGTLFHHYWINEHGQLTKVNLIVSTGHNNWAMSQAVDSVAKMYVDGTKLTEGMLNRVEAAIRAYDPCLSCSTHAVGQMPMVVELYGPDGTRLDVLRRD encoded by the coding sequence ATGTTCGCACAGAAGATCACGATCGAGCCGGTAACCCGCATCGAAGGGCACGCCAAAGTCACCATTCACCTGGACGAGCAAGGTAAGGTCCGACAAGCTTTCTTCCATGTCAACGAATTTCGTGGCTTCGAAAAGTTCTGCGAAGGACGCATGTACTTTGAGATGCCCGTGATCACACCCCGCATCTGCGGGATCTGTCCGGTCAGCCATCATCTAGCTGCGGCCAAGGCTTGTGATGCCTTGACCGGCGCCATACCTCCGCGCCCAGCGCAACTGCTGCGCGAGCTTATGCACATGGGGCAGATAATCCAGAGCCACGGCATGCACTTCTTCGAGCTGGCCGGCCCCGATCTCTTGTTGGGGTTCGACGCTGATCCGGCCGTGCGCAACGTGGTCGGCCTCATTCAGGCGAACCCAACGCTGGCGCTCCAGGCGGTCAACCTGCGCAAATATGGGCAGGAGATTATCCGCACCCTGGGCGGGCGGAAAGTGCACCCGAACTTCGCCGTGCCCGGTGGCGTCAACAAGGCGCTCAAACCAGCTGAGCGAGACGCGATCCTGGCCGGCGCTGACGAGGCCATCGCTACGATCCAGACAGGCTTGGTCATCATGAAGGAGTGGGCCGAAAAGAATCGGGTAGAGATCGAGCGGTTCGCGGTGTTCCCCAGCGGGTACTTCGGGCTGGTTACGGAAAAGGGAGGGCTAGAACTCTATGATGGCAAATGCCGGTTGATCAGTGCCGATGGGAAACTGCTCGAGGAGTTTGAGGGGCGTGATTATCTGAACTACATCGCTGAGCGCGTCGAGGATTGGTCGTATCTGAAGTTCCCCTACTACAAAAAGCTGGGATGGCCGGCCGGTGTCTATCGGGTGGGGCCGCTAGGGCGCTTAAACATCGCCGAGCGAGTGGATACGCCACTGGCAAGCGAGGAGTTTAGCGCCTTTAAAGCGCTCAATTGTGGAAAGCCAGTTGAGCACACCCTGTACTACCACTACGCGCGATTGATCGAAGCCCTTTTCGCAGTGGAACGGGTCAAGATGTTGCTAGACGACCCTGACATCCTGAGCACCGACATCTTAAACACGCGTCGCGACTTTCAGCCGGAAGGGGTAGGCGTTATCGAGGCGCCGCGCGGCACCCTATTCCACCATTACTGGATCAACGAGCACGGCCAACTGACGAAGGTCAACCTGATCGTCTCCACAGGCCACAACAACTGGGCCATGAGTCAAGCGGTGGACTCGGTGGCTAAGATGTATGTGGACGGAACGAAGTTGACTGAAGGGATGCTGAACCGCGTTGAGGCAGCCATCCGTGCCTATGATCCATGCCTGTCCTGCTCGACCCACGCTGTGGGACAGATGCCAATGGTGGTAGAGCTTTATGGGCCTGATGGCACGCGGCTGGATGTGCTGCGACGGGATTAA
- a CDS encoding nucleoside hydrolase gives MPVPIILDTDIGSDVDDALALALLLASPEVELIGVTTVYGDVACRARIAQKLLRLAHREDVPVFPGAGQPISKRPVWWGGHEGEGLLEGEEWHEPVRQDDAIAWLVDAILARPGEITLVTIGPMTNAALALRREPRLAQAAKAVVSMGGVARVAANALDLPPVEHNIRCDPQAAKEVFEAGWPLTMIGLDVTMRVWITRDDAKRLAATGTPFHQALERLIERWLRFVGHDRAVLHDPLAAATAIGCQFITCHDLRVDVEVDGSLLSGATVVQRPSEARPANARVALDVDADAFVRFYLERVSNFHAT, from the coding sequence ATGCCAGTTCCCATCATCCTGGACACCGATATCGGATCTGATGTAGACGACGCGCTGGCACTGGCTTTGCTGCTGGCCAGCCCCGAGGTGGAGCTGATCGGCGTGACCACCGTCTATGGCGATGTGGCTTGCCGGGCGCGGATCGCGCAAAAGCTGCTGCGCCTAGCCCATCGCGAGGATGTTCCTGTTTTCCCTGGAGCCGGACAGCCGATCTCAAAGCGCCCGGTATGGTGGGGTGGACATGAGGGCGAGGGCCTATTGGAGGGGGAGGAGTGGCATGAGCCGGTGCGGCAGGACGATGCGATCGCTTGGCTGGTGGATGCCATCCTGGCCCGGCCGGGCGAGATCACGCTGGTTACCATCGGCCCGATGACCAACGCGGCCCTGGCACTGCGCCGTGAGCCACGTCTAGCCCAAGCGGCGAAGGCAGTAGTGAGCATGGGCGGCGTGGCGCGGGTGGCGGCCAACGCGCTCGACCTGCCGCCAGTCGAGCATAACATCCGCTGTGACCCGCAAGCGGCGAAGGAGGTGTTCGAGGCCGGCTGGCCGCTCACCATGATCGGGCTGGATGTCACTATGCGTGTGTGGATCACGCGCGATGATGCGAAGAGGCTGGCAGCGACCGGCACCCCCTTCCATCAAGCCCTGGAACGGCTGATCGAGCGATGGCTACGCTTCGTTGGCCATGATCGCGCGGTATTGCATGACCCGCTGGCCGCTGCCACTGCGATCGGATGTCAGTTCATCACCTGTCACGACTTGCGGGTAGATGTGGAAGTGGATGGGAGCCTCCTAAGCGGGGCTACAGTGGTGCAACGCCCCTCGGAAGCGAGGCCCGCCAACGCGCGCGTGGCCCTCGACGTGGATGCCGACGCTTTTGTCCGCTTTTACCTCGAGCGGGTCAGTAACTTTCATGCGACCTGA
- a CDS encoding prolipoprotein diacylglyceryl transferase, which translates to MVPVIQLGRLALPTRPLLWLLAFYAGLWLAEREATRRGLRGDLVWNAGFLGLAIGLASGRLAYVVQHWEAYQRDWRAIFSLEPGAIAPIASFAAGIAAGLIYLARARLLVVDMADAVAPGLALALALIHLGDFLSGDAYGIPTRMPWAISLWSERRHPVQLYEMSVMLITLAILWRRRGIARPSHLAWTMALGYGVARLLFEPFRAESWLWPGGYRGAQVLGLLIALIAIWALTRPSRTIANDLRIEDQVA; encoded by the coding sequence ATGGTGCCGGTGATTCAATTGGGCCGCCTGGCGTTGCCGACTCGTCCCTTACTATGGCTGCTGGCGTTTTACGCCGGGCTATGGCTGGCCGAACGGGAGGCCACCCGCCGTGGCCTTCGCGGCGATCTAGTGTGGAATGCCGGCTTTCTAGGGTTGGCTATTGGGCTGGCAAGCGGGCGGTTGGCCTATGTAGTCCAGCACTGGGAGGCATATCAGCGGGATTGGAGGGCCATCTTTTCGCTGGAGCCAGGCGCGATCGCCCCGATTGCGTCGTTCGCTGCCGGCATCGCCGCCGGGCTGATCTATCTGGCGCGCGCTCGCTTGCTTGTGGTAGACATGGCGGATGCCGTCGCGCCGGGGTTGGCGCTAGCATTGGCCCTAATTCACCTGGGCGATTTCCTAAGCGGAGATGCTTATGGCATCCCTACCCGCATGCCCTGGGCCATTTCGCTGTGGAGCGAGCGCCGGCACCCCGTTCAACTGTACGAAATGTCGGTCATGCTGATCACGCTGGCGATCCTATGGCGACGGCGGGGAATCGCGCGGCCAAGCCATCTCGCATGGACGATGGCTCTAGGCTACGGGGTGGCTCGGCTCCTCTTTGAACCGTTTCGGGCCGAGTCCTGGCTATGGCCTGGAGGTTACCGAGGCGCTCAAGTGCTGGGGCTGCTGATAGCTCTTATCGCCATCTGGGCTCTCACCCGGCCCTCTCGGACGATAGCGAACGATCTGCGCATTGAAGATCAGGTCGCATGA
- a CDS encoding molybdopterin-dependent oxidoreductase, protein MVSLTIDGRQLEVPEGITVLEAAKLAGIEIPTLCYHPRLTPYGGCRLCVVEVERMRTLQPSCTLPVSNGMVVYTNTPKVREARKFILTLLFSERNHYCMYCQMSGGDCELQNAAYGEGMTHWPLPPNWNPYPIDASHKYFVLDHNRCIICRRCVRACGELVGNFTLGVRERGADVMIMADLDVPLGESTCISCGTCVQVCPTGALIDRMSAYRGREKDVQRIKSTCVGCSVGCGIELIVRDNHLLRIEGDWDAPVNGGLLCELGRFRPLYEDRERIVTPLVRMNGRLKAATWEEALHRIAAQLKPLVGRNGDGIAALASTRLPAEALYLFKQLFAEKLGSEMVTSIEEGLPTAVPGAIAQAAGRPLEGGLEALQSTDCVVVIGADLTENHQVAGFFVKRALPNGIRLIVIDPHENGLQRLAHYALRPKKGTDLELLLGILAGVIRLGLAKGEVSSAYDLDRHTPEAASQITGVPIDQILAVSQTIATAQKPVFVYGKGIIGDGSPQALKALLELARLVGALDEERSTVVSTKGQANSLAAYLYGLDRTFEVNGHQAVYLALGDDTPSQRLIQRLQGAPFIAVQASYVSPVTAMADVVLPVTTWVEQEGHYLNLDGRLQKARRGLQPPAEVRSNVEVLEAIAANLEMTLNCSWKEALRARVPIVAIRE, encoded by the coding sequence ATGGTTAGTCTGACAATAGATGGCCGGCAGCTAGAGGTCCCTGAGGGGATAACGGTACTAGAAGCAGCGAAGTTGGCCGGTATCGAGATTCCAACCCTGTGTTATCATCCGCGATTAACGCCCTATGGTGGTTGTCGTCTCTGTGTAGTAGAAGTGGAGCGGATGCGCACGCTGCAACCGTCGTGCACCTTGCCGGTGAGCAACGGGATGGTAGTATACACCAACACGCCCAAAGTGCGTGAGGCCCGCAAGTTCATCCTGACGTTGCTCTTCAGCGAGCGCAATCACTACTGCATGTACTGCCAGATGAGCGGTGGCGACTGCGAGCTGCAAAACGCTGCCTATGGCGAGGGCATGACGCATTGGCCTCTGCCGCCTAATTGGAATCCATATCCAATAGACGCCTCTCACAAGTACTTTGTGCTGGATCATAATCGATGCATCATATGTCGGCGTTGTGTTCGCGCCTGTGGTGAGCTAGTAGGCAACTTCACACTGGGCGTGCGGGAGCGTGGTGCAGATGTCATGATCATGGCCGATCTCGATGTGCCCTTGGGCGAGAGCACGTGCATCTCCTGCGGCACTTGTGTTCAGGTCTGCCCGACAGGCGCTCTGATTGACCGGATGAGCGCATACCGCGGGCGCGAAAAGGATGTCCAGCGGATCAAAAGCACGTGCGTTGGCTGCAGCGTGGGGTGTGGGATCGAGCTCATCGTGCGCGATAATCACTTACTTCGCATTGAAGGGGATTGGGATGCCCCAGTCAACGGCGGCCTCCTATGTGAATTGGGCCGGTTCCGGCCATTGTACGAGGACCGCGAGCGGATTGTGACGCCGCTGGTGCGCATGAATGGAAGGTTGAAGGCGGCAACATGGGAAGAAGCCCTTCACCGTATTGCCGCCCAACTGAAGCCACTCGTTGGCAGAAACGGCGACGGCATTGCTGCATTAGCTTCGACACGGCTGCCCGCGGAGGCGCTCTACTTGTTTAAGCAGCTCTTCGCCGAAAAGCTGGGCAGTGAGATGGTGACCAGCATTGAGGAAGGGCTCCCCACCGCTGTGCCAGGAGCGATAGCGCAAGCTGCTGGCAGGCCGTTAGAGGGTGGTCTGGAAGCGCTTCAGTCAACAGATTGCGTAGTAGTCATCGGCGCTGATCTGACCGAAAACCACCAGGTCGCCGGATTTTTCGTCAAGCGCGCCCTTCCCAACGGCATCCGGCTGATCGTAATTGACCCGCACGAAAACGGCTTGCAGCGGCTGGCGCACTACGCGTTGCGGCCTAAGAAAGGCACTGATCTCGAGTTGCTACTAGGCATCCTAGCTGGCGTTATCAGACTGGGATTGGCCAAGGGAGAGGTGAGCAGTGCTTACGACCTTGATCGGCACACTCCTGAGGCGGCCAGCCAAATCACAGGCGTCCCCATTGACCAAATCCTAGCCGTGAGCCAAACGATCGCTACTGCTCAGAAGCCAGTTTTCGTCTACGGTAAGGGGATCATCGGCGATGGATCCCCGCAGGCGCTGAAGGCATTGCTGGAGCTGGCCCGTCTAGTAGGAGCGCTGGACGAGGAGCGCTCAACGGTGGTCAGCACCAAAGGGCAAGCCAACAGCCTAGCAGCGTATCTGTATGGGCTCGATAGAACATTTGAGGTAAACGGCCATCAAGCGGTTTATTTGGCGCTGGGGGATGACACACCTAGCCAGCGGCTTATCCAGCGTCTGCAAGGAGCGCCGTTCATCGCCGTGCAGGCCAGCTATGTCTCGCCGGTCACAGCCATGGCAGACGTAGTACTGCCGGTGACCACTTGGGTCGAACAAGAGGGACATTACCTGAACTTAGATGGCCGACTGCAGAAGGCTCGTCGCGGCCTTCAGCCGCCGGCAGAGGTACGATCCAACGTGGAAGTCTTGGAGGCTATCGCTGCGAACCTGGAGATGACATTGAACTGCAGTTGGAAAGAGGCGTTGAGGGCGCGAGTGCCCATAGTAGCCATTCGGGAATAA
- the ybeY gene encoding rRNA maturation RNase YbeY: MAVYVHVELSATVDEEDLIHAVQAALDAEGRSDGEVTVVLTDDAQVQELNRRYAGVNAPTDVLAFSAREGAPGFVIPPEAAGYLGDIIISIPYAARQAAEQGHSLAAELRMLAVHGALHLLGYDHSTAEEQAEMWRRQDSILRALPPL; the protein is encoded by the coding sequence ATGGCCGTTTATGTGCATGTTGAGTTGTCGGCCACGGTGGATGAGGAGGACCTCATCCATGCCGTGCAGGCCGCGCTGGATGCCGAAGGCCGCTCGGATGGAGAGGTGACGGTAGTCCTCACGGATGACGCCCAAGTGCAAGAGCTAAACCGGCGGTACGCCGGCGTAAACGCGCCCACAGACGTGCTGGCATTTAGCGCACGGGAGGGTGCCCCCGGCTTTGTGATCCCGCCGGAGGCCGCCGGCTACTTAGGCGACATCATCATTTCCATACCCTATGCAGCTCGCCAGGCGGCTGAGCAAGGACACTCCCTGGCAGCGGAATTACGCATGCTGGCTGTTCACGGCGCGCTCCACCTGCTAGGGTACGATCACTCGACGGCAGAGGAGCAAGCCGAGATGTGGCGCCGGCAGGACTCGATCTTGCGAGCATTGCCCCCGCTGTGA
- a CDS encoding diacylglycerol kinase family protein, which translates to MTRWESFRCALAGVVYVLRTQRNAHIELIATAVVIAVGLWLQVTRLEWVLLAAMIGLVFTAEMINTAVECVVDLVTLEHLPLARIAKDVAAGGVLVTILASCIVGLLIFGPRLWAMIGQ; encoded by the coding sequence ATGACCCGTTGGGAAAGCTTCCGTTGCGCGTTGGCTGGCGTGGTTTATGTGCTGCGCACCCAGCGCAACGCCCATATTGAGCTGATAGCTACAGCCGTGGTGATCGCAGTTGGGCTCTGGCTACAGGTGACTCGGCTCGAGTGGGTGCTGTTGGCGGCAATGATTGGCTTAGTCTTCACCGCCGAGATGATCAACACCGCAGTCGAATGCGTCGTGGACCTAGTCACGCTGGAGCATCTCCCGCTGGCACGTATCGCCAAAGATGTGGCCGCTGGCGGGGTTTTGGTCACTATCCTTGCGTCCTGCATCGTGGGGCTGCTGATCTTCGGCCCACGCCTATGGGCTATGATAGGACAATAG